aattctttttattttcttgatgttctttgtctctgtctctcttcttggtctctctctatcttctaCCTGCTTCAGCGTTTCTCCTGCAACATGGTTGGGTGGGGTATTACCCTCTTTCCCCTTTGCTGTATCAAAGACAGTTCTACCTTCTCCAGATTAAACATTAAAAGGGCTGCATACAGACAGTGGGAGGTGTCAAGAAGACAAGCCTGACTCATGAACTAGATTATTGTGAGCCTCAtagaattctctctctcttggcctTTGAGAATTGCAAAAGCTTTTTGTATCTCCTTCAAGGTATGTTTGCAGTGGAGAATGCACTGTCCGTTTTGGACATCCCTACCTATTTTATGTCAGACAGTTGGTTGCACTCACTGTGCAACAAGAGTGAAAATCCTTTCACATATAGTTTATATGTAGAGCATAGAGTTCTAGACACTCAAATGTGGTCTTAAGTAAGATGTAGCATGTTTGTCTTCCTTTTATCTTCCCCTGCCCTGTTTCTGAGGCAAGGGCAAATAAGGATTTTGTTGCAAGCGTAGAAGATCCCTATAAATCTTTTGAGGGTGTTGAGTTGGAGAAAGCTTTGATCagatccatccatcatttcattCCTTGATTTATTTAGCTCGCAGTCCTCCATAGCTCACATGTACATTTGTACAAGGGCTTTATTTCTAGTCCTTTTCGTCTGTTGGGTTGAAAAATCAAACATGCTTGGTGTAAATGTTATGTGAAATGGTGGATAGGAGTTATTGGCTATTTGTAAATAATTGTTACCACTGACCCAGTTTCAGATTGCAGTACTGTCTGAATGGAGTGACTAGAAATCTGACTAAACACAAAATGCTAGTTCTCCTGTATGTAGCTACATTCATAGAAATTGATTCATGTGAAAGCTATGGATCAATGGAGCCATACTAGCTATATATAAAGGACAAAACATTACAAGTTGCTGTTTTGCAAAGCTTGCTTTTGTGTCTCGTGCATGGAGCTTGACATCAGACACAGTTTGACAGAAACAAATTTATCCCCATTAAATTTGGAGGGAAGTATTCGAATCAGTCAGTTAGGTGCAAGAGTTTTGGGATGGCTACTTGTGCCTATGCACTGACCTAATTATGCTGAAAATTGCCTTAGGAAACTTGCAAGACTGTACATGCAGATAGGCTTTTCCCTCTGGTCTTACCAAACCCCACGATGCCTACGCAGCTGCACCTCAACGTCTTTTTGTTCTTTAGTCGGGCACCTCCAGCATATTCTAAAAATTGCTTTTCACAAAGGACTTCACTGTGCTGTCCTTCCTGTTGCATGATGGCAGGgattttctttcttacttttgtttCAAATTTGTATGTAGAATGGATTTAAAAACCTAGCCTTTTTTGGTCGCTGACACTGCATTTGAAGTTTAAACAACCAAATGTTTCCCCTAGCTGTTCTAGGAGGGGTATGTCTGCTGGTAACTGTCTTTGTGCGGTTGGACGGGCTGTTAATGTAATCTCTGGCAGGCAGCCAGAAAGCAGAGTATTGATGTGAGCAAATGTTTTAAGGTTCAAAATCACACGGCAGGCTGGGCagtcatttattaataaacCCCTAGTTCAGCTTGAGGTTTGACAAAAGGTATTTACAGTTCAAGTCACTTCATTGGCCATTTATGTTAATGCAATAGAagaacatttttgtaaatgttaAGTGTGAagaatctgtaaataatctttGCACGGGTcctttatacattttaaaagggTTTTCACACCTCTCCCCTAGAAAAATGATTCCTAATGCAACCAAAAATTGCTCAAAGACCCATATTGTAGCACCTTCTTCTGGCCAAACAGTGCCAGCACAGAGTGGTGTCCATACAGCTCTAAATTCTCTAATAACTGGCGCAGATATTACTCTGAATGTGGAAAGTACCTGGAAACCCGGaggtgtctgtgtctgtgcacCTGTTTTGTTTGTCACTGCAGGTTTTCCTTTTGTTTAAGCTTAATTTACACAGGCTTACAATGGACTTCCTTCTTTGGCTCAGATTCTCAGTCCTGAAATGTCCTTATTACTGTAACAGGAGCTTCTTGTTTTACATATTTGTGCAAATTACACATTTCTGATGGGCACAAAACTGTGTAGAGTGGAAATGTCAGTGTGTCAGTGGAAATGTCAGTTCGTTTTTGTCACTGTATGCTACTACAGTAGCAGGAAGCTTCCCCTATCGTGTTACCCGTTTGAACAAATTGCGCCTTTCTGGTCACAAAACTGCGTATAGTAGAGGTTTTAGTAGTTCATTCATGTCATGTGTATGTTACATTGGAAGAAAGCTGCATTGCCTTGGTTTCCTCCTAAAGCTAAACTTGTGATCTGTGCATGCAGTTTCTTTAAAGGGCCTTATTTCCCCACAACCTAGTGGGGAAATGAACCCTTCCTCTCCCTTTAATAGCCAGTTCCTGTATGACCTAGTAAGAGTTACTATGTAAAGGTGAAAGGTTAAACACACTCATTTTAGGATGCGTAGATGTAAACTTTATCTGTAATATATTCTTCTGCTAAGCACTGGATATAATCCGACTACATTCTTGCTCTATTCCAAGTTTTAATTCACAAGACAAAAAGGAATCTGTTTCTCCAATTACCCAAAACAGGTGTGTCTGTTCTAACCACACAACAGCTGGGTATATAATGTGTGACTCAGAGAAGCAAAGTCCATAAGGCCATTTGGCCTGGTTTCGCATTTACATggctaactgtgtgtgtgagtgtgtcagaGACTGCACAGTGACAGCTGAAACTGGAAAGAATGTAAATCCTTTGCTCAGGCAGTCCAGTATAAGACTAATGTTTAATCAGTGGCCAAGAGACTGGCATCAGCTGTTGTTTCAGTTTCAGTggcaaaacaaacaagaaaccAATAGAGGCAGCTCGAGATATGTGTTTATATACTGTTGACTGTAGTTGCCAAGTTGTGGATTTATGCTCATGCACTGCAAATGACCTCTTCACCCTTCTCCTCAACACAGATGTGGAGTTTAAAGTGAACCTGACGGCCTCTTTGACCCCCCAGTTTACCTCGGACCCCACCGAACTGCTCTGTCAAGTGACTGACCTTCTCAATCTGCAAGATGGTCGCCTAAGTGTGACCTGGACCTACACTACAAACACACCAGGAGATGTGTCTACCAGCATAAGCAGCATTGCATCTGTAAATGAGCATGGGGTGCTGGTACCAGAACAGAAGTATCAGCAGAGGCTGGACAGAGGGGGTATAGCAGTGACCCGCGGTGAACAGAACACTTTCAGACTGCGGATGATTCACACTCGGGACGAGGACATGGGCTTGTACTCCTGCAGTGTATCTGCCTGGACCCGCAACCGCCAGGGAGGATGGGACCAGGCTAAAGAGATTAAGTCGACTCCAGTTGCTGTACATTGGACACCTAAGAGTAAGCTCTGGTTTCCTTTGTCTTTCAATGGGCTCAGgtcatttttttaatgcagaTAACCTCCATTAGGATTTAAGAAGAACATCTGATTCACAGTGTCGTAGTATTGTAAATACCTACAAGTGAGTACAAGAGACCAACCCAAGAccacatgcacacatttttcacCAACGTTTTGCAATATTTGTTCAGTCATTCTTCTTAAGTCATTCTTTCCTATTGCAAGTCTCTCCTCATTCTTCCCTGCAGCTAGATCAGTCAGATCACCAAGACTACCACAGTCAAAGGCAGACATGAATGTAGATGATGCATGAATGTCCTCAGTGACTCCCTTTGTCCCATAACCCAATCAAGAATGAGAATAAATGGATTTAATTGTGCTCATGATGAGGATCTCTCAAGACGAATTGAGCTCACAATGGTCTCTCTATCAGAGACTGGACAGTGTCCACTGTTCATTTTACTAAGCTTCAAGTTCCTATGTGCTGAAACATTCATGTCATACGCTGAACTTTGGGTGAACGATGTGACCTAAATTAGAAATGCCCTGATATGGGAGTTTTGGGCCAATGCATAATTTTAATGTACATTTCTGCTAATTCTGATACATAAACAAAGTGCAAAATTGATCATTACAGAGAAATTGAATATTTCTTAACTTTGGAAGAAAGGCAAagtgtaaatattatatttcattacattttatttacagttcAGTAAAATTAATAGCAGTAGAATAAGTGTTCTGGTCTTTTGAAAAGCAATTGACATGTAATCAAATATCAGTTTGAACTATctgtgatatttttttttttttttttttttttttggtaacaatctttaaattgttttttaacAATTATCTGTTGATACCAGTATAATTAGGATATCATAATTACAATACTTTatttaaagatgtttttttatAATACATTGTGATGAGCTTGTtagtcagtgttttttaaaatatactttaagtgtggttttatttatttacaaaaagcTTCTGTTTGCATACATTTACAGTTGACTCTGACACAGGCTATTCTGAGTGCTGTTGAACGCAGTAGGAAAATTCTGTATGTTTTAGAGGTGACCGACATTTTGGCTTGCTTTTTTCTCTGCAGCTCCAGTGCTCAGTGTGGTAGCTCACCGGGTGAGAGAGGCCTCTACAGGTGGCTCCACATTCGAGATGAGCTGTCGGGTGACTGGTCAGAACTTGCAGAACCCTGGCTACTCTGCGCTCATCTTTTTTGCCGAGACGCAAGGAGGGAAGCCTCGGAAAATTCTTTCCCTGAACTTGGACTCTGTGCTACAGCTAGAGGAAGGAATGGCCGCAAGCCGCACCGACAGCGTGGCCCTGGAGAAGACGGGCCAGCTAGAGTATCGTTTCCGCCTGTACGGGGCGCAGGTCTCAGACAGAGGGTTCTACTACTGTGAAGTGACTGCCTGGACCCGCGATCAGAGCAGTGACTGGAGCCGGGCTGTCAGCGCAGAGTCAAATAAAATAGAGATCtcctttgctgacacaggtaTGAATGCACAGGCAAGATTTATATACAGGCAATGTTGAGCTGCTGCCTGTTACTGATGGGCACAGTTAGATGGTAGGTCAGTGGTGTTTCTCTCATACTGGCCCTCTGTACGAACACCCTCAGGGCAGATTACTGCTGTTCACTCAgtgtctcttgctctctttctttctgtctttctcttgctttctgtctttcttcctttttttcctctctcaggGGATGTGTCTCTACCTATCTTTTTCTGGCTCcttgatttgtttttgttttttttcttcctctctctgtcttggtCCTGGACTCTTCTgatcctttttctttcttttttatttttttctcttttttatgcttctctctctctctctctctctctctctctctctctctctctctcttttcctttgttttttcacactctttcctttttttccctctctctttctctcccataTATTGTGTGAACTGGGGTGAAACCGTGGAGATGCTAATGTGGAAAGACAGAGGGCTTTGTTCTGTGCTTGGTTCATCTTGACCTTGCTTCCTTCTCAGCTAGGAAGAGCACCCAGACCTCACACTCATCCAGGCCTTTAGCCCAGAATCTGAGTGTTAACCTGCTAATTAATGTGAAGCCTGTAAATGAAGGGGCCTGGATGAGCTCACTCAAACCAGAGAGGAACAGAATGACTGAAAAGACATGACAGACTGAAGCAGGATGCTCAGCAGGCCCTGGACATGCAGGAGATGCATCACGGTTGTTGCCAGCAGTGGTCTGCCTTTTTTCACTGCCTTAGGGGAGTCGTAAAGAAAGCCTTCTTTGACCTTGAAACCCTTTTTTCTGTGTGTCCCTCCTCCCTACAGGTCCAGCATTCAACGTGTCCATTCACTCAGACAGACACAGGGTCCTCCCTGGGGACACTGCCAAAATGGAGTGCATCCTTTCCATATTGGGGGCCACTCCCAACACAGGCAAGTACACTGTGCATTGATTGTTTAGCTCATGAATGTTTGACATGTATCACATAATACCTATGTAGTGTAGGGTCTTGAAAACCTTACTTCCTCACTTCCATTCGGAGCTCCCCCTAGAACTAGCAATTTTCCCAAtgctaggagggtgaggacttaaCAAGTCGCCTCCTATACAGGCAAAGTCAGCTGCCGCCTCTTTTTCTTCAAATTTGTTGCAAATGTGGCATTGACGGGCAGCCAACACACTTTGAGAGAAGCGTtgagtccccagctccaccgcagcAGCTAACGGATACCTCTGCACAGCTGAAGAGGGCATGGCAAATGTGCTCTTTGGGACAGTTCTTGTGCCAACAACTTACAGTaactacaaatacaaataagGACACTGTACATATACATTTCTAACATTTGTTTTGGGGTATTCTTGTTTTGCATTTGCCCAGGGACATGCTGCATCTATTAGAAACAACCTAATCACATGTTAGAAATTGTATTTAGTATATTGGACGGGCTTAGCCACTATTTCCAGGAAAATGAAAGCatgttctgaaaaaaaaattgaacAACATTATTCTTATGAGCATGTTTCAAAATGTTTTGACTCGTTTTGAGGCCCTGTGGCACTTTTATGCTGCTTTTTGTTCACCCAGCTTGTGTCATGTGCTTGTGAAAATTGCTGTCCTTCATTGTTCTAGGCTGGTTCTGTGCCATGCATTGCAATACAAGGGAATGTTTCTTCCTCTATCCAGTCTTTATTTGTGGCTGCAGGCATGTAAACCCGCACGGCTGTCAAAGCACAAATCAGCACTACCCTTCTCCTTCATTATCAGCTGGAAGCAAGcaagcatgtgtgtgcgtgccaGCAGGCGTGAGCCTTTGTGTTCAGTGTTGTGTTGCATGACATACATGACAGGCTTCAGTCTAGTGTATTGAACTGGTACTAAAATTACCAGTACTGGAACTGGTAAAGAACATCCTGCAAAACCAAAGCAGGGCTggaaaatgaggggaaaaaagtcTTGCCCCTTTTCTTGACCATTTACACCCTCATAAACCAATAATAAACTATAAACCCAGCCAGCTTGGGGAAGGCCCTGGAGGAAAGCTCTGgtaaaagaagacaaaatggTAAAATACAATGGCCACTTCGGGAGAGTATGTTGTTtatactagagagcagcacatcaccttcagACTGCTTGTTATGTGATTACTGGTTGCTACATGAACCAGGCCTCTTAACTTAATTTGACATATGATAAAAGAATGaatacaaagtgtgtgtgtgtgtgtgtgtgtgtgtgtcttgtagtcccaaacaaagtcacatactATTTATGTCAAAGAAGAAcctaaaatactaaataaatgctTTCTTTGCCAGTGTTCTGAAGAGTCATTGTAAGGATCTGTGCAAAATTGGAACTTTTGTTTTAGGGCTAATTTTGGCCTAGTTGTTATTCACAGAGTTGGAGAATAAGGGCCACTGTGCTCCCTGAGGCTCTGAAATTATCTCAGGTTCATAGAAAGCGCCTGCTGTTCCGTGCCGAGAGTGCTCTGCGTCCTCTCTGCAGTTACTGTATACTGTAACAGAAACAATAGCGCCCACCTCTCCATGAAAAgcagtttgatgtgaaatgttttgcatgtttttatgCTAGGTATCTTGGAAAATTGTAGTCAGCGTGGTCCATTTTTCTACACAGATATGAGCCATTTAGTGTAATGCTTACTGTGTGACTCTTTAGtgcttttctctcttttgttcCTCATGCACTTGAGTAAGAAGAGCCAATGCTCAGCTCTGTTTTGCAGGACTGTAAGGAAGTCTCTGATTTTAGATGACAACATTTAAAGCAATGTGACTTGCAATTAGCTGTTTCTGATAGGGAGTGCTCCTTTAGCCTTGTGTGAGTTGATGTGTGTCATGAAGCTCCGGAACTGAAAAGGACTTGGAGTTAAGCCTGTCATCCCTTATCTAGTGATGCAAAAGTATATTAGCACAAATGAGGCTGCCTTAGGCTTCAATCCAGTCTTGCTGGTCCTTTTAAGTACAAGCGGCAAATCCATCCTCCTTCATCACAAGCATAATCATTATTTAAAGCCATTGATTTTAACTGGGCCGTGTTGTAGTAATAGCACGAGCTatggagaatggtggtgctGTACCCCTGATCATTGTggatgatacacacacacacacacacacacacacacacacacactagcattGTCTATTGACATTTGATGACACCTTCCCATCTTTAGAACATTTTCTAAAGAAagtcattttatttttcaaaagGTATTCTGACATAGGCTAATATCAGCAGAAAGTGCTGCATAAAATCGAATCTGaatctggtctgatcttgaaaTAACACACTTGCATTGGATCAAATCATGTAGTTATGTGGTAACCTACCTTTTAGATTGTTTTTTGGATCTTAAGTAAAATTCTTTAATAAGAAAAGCTCAGTAGTTTGCTGTTGGCTGATACTCAAGATTTCAATATTGGAGCAAAAGTGCACGGTTTCATTTGCTAGAGCAGGTTTTTGCTTTGAATGCAGTATGATTATgtaatgtttaaataataattttacaatTACATAATTTTCTTTCCAAGTTATTATTTGCCCCAAAGGTGGTTTAAACACCTGAAAGGTCTAAGCGCTAACTTTGAGTATGGCATTATTTATAGGGataacccaatcaggttattttgcccttATCTGATCAGAATATCTCAACCCAGTCCcttctttgtgtttatataaataatacagccacacagtttagataggATGTGCTGCTGACAGATACGGAATAATGCGCTCTTCAGTGCTAGTTTAAAAAGGTGTCTTTTTTTCGCTGGTGAAACAGAGCGTTTACCACATTTGATAAAGTTTCAGATATGTTCTGTTTTCAAAATAGTTCCACAAAgcagactctaaactctttatttaccttctgaaaaGCTCTTCCTTGCTACTGGCTGggcaataatgtctgttaatggcgtCTTGAGTCAATGGTTTAAACAAAGACTGTGATCACTACTTACTAGGTAGTACTGTAAGAAATATAATTACAGAATACAAGTGACATTGTATTCTACACATATGTAATATAACTTGCCTCTTATGTTGATGTTATTACAAACTGACATAAAGAAAGTGTCCCTCCCCCCTTTCCACAGGTAATGAACATCTAGGTCAATGTTAATGgattggttcatgcagtccatTAGAGGCAGAGCAATTCTGCAATGGAGAAATGAACATAGGGGGCATATCAGTGCTTAGCATTGTTAGTGGTTTAGGatttttctctctgcctttgGGGAGATTCCTCACATAGCAGTCGTAGTACATGCAAGGGCCTGACTCTATCCTGCCTGAGTTTGtcactgtttctgtttcaggGTACTAAAGGTATTTtgtctctcttcactgtagggAGGATTTGCGTTGAACCACTTGAAAGGaggttttgtgtttattttagctTCTTTTCTGTGCAGTAGTTCAATGACAGGAGTTAAGGTGTATGGAGACATCAAGGGTCCCTTTCAAGAAAGtttcctctctctgctctggtttttatttctctctctctctctctctcctttctctctcaggGGATGTGGCTTATGATGTTCGCTGGTTCCAGAGTCCAGCGCGAGctgtggagaatggtggtgctcTACCCCTGATCAGTGTGGACCGTTGGGGAGTGGTGAAGAAGAGTGGGGGAAATGGAAGCACCGAGTGTAGTCTGGAGCGCACAGACAGGAACACATTTGTGCTCCGTGTGCACCGTGCTCAGGACAGGGATATGGGAGAGTATTACTGCAAGGCTAAACCCTGGTACCTCTCCCCTGCCACAGGATTCTGGAGTGAGGGACCAGAGCTCACCTCTGACCCAGTCGTGCTCTCCATCAAACTAGAATGTGAGGGTTTCTTGTTCCTACTTTATATTACAGACAGGGGAAGAGACTGTAGATATTTACAATCAGCATGTACACAAATTACTGGAAATGTatggaaaaatggaaatacatttttgcctttTATGTTCTTTCTTAGTTCCTTCTTAGATCCTTGGTCAGTATTAAGCAAGAGACAACATAATGTTTAGTGTCCAAAGTTTTGACACCTTTACATCCAGTGATCCTTCTGAAGAGTATGTTGAATGATAAATTCTGGGTTACAAACTCTACTCAAACTAATTCCTAAAAGTAGATATTTTGACTAATTACACtctgggaatgaggtggggtggtgatcattcaacatcctgacctcacaacaatgctccaaaatctggtagaaggccttccctggacaatagagactgttagtccaacaaaagccctacaaaaatacccttgattttgggaggatgaatgaatgtgcaggtgtcccaatacttatatctatatgtaatgtaatttaatacatttataagacaacatatatttttaaatccTCCAAAAAAGACAATAACTTCATTATTCAGCTTTCCATACCACTACCCCTTACCAACCGTCGAGTGAAAACTATGCTAGCATGTTTAATGTGAAATGATTACTGTCATACTAGTCATTGAATTACTCAATGACTTACAGTCTCAAGCAGCCTCATTTCACAAATAATGACCATAacctgtatgtttgtttgtatcCTCAGTGTGGGACTCCCTGAAGATGCCGCTGTTTTATGGTGTACTTGCAGCTCTCGGCGTTGGCCTTCTGTCCATTCTTTTTGGACTTCTTGTCGCCAACTGTTGCCTTTCCAGAAACCCCATGCACACTCCCCGTGGCAAGCTCATGGATCTGGATGACTGAGCTTGTGGACCTAGAGATTGACTGAAAAATGCCTGAGTGACCCCTAACCAGCCTTCTCCTTCCTGTAAATGTGACCACGTTGGACCTTTTCCCCTTCCAGCCAGCATGGCTACTGATGATCTAACAGCTGTATTGAGCCACGAGTGTTCTGATTTGTGTGAATGCACCACTTTaagggagaaaaagggagaacTATAGACCGTGTGCTTCCATTCTGGTGAGAGAAAGCAAGCTCACATCAACAACTGGTGCACGCTTACGGTATCTCAGGAATAATTTGCTGGCGACTGCCTCACTGGCTTTAATCACTGCTTTTGGCAATGGAGGACTTGTCTCATACGCTGAGGTGCTGACCAGTGTTCTAAAAAGCTTCATTAGGAATACTATATAAACATTCTGCACTAAGTtgtgactgcattgtgccactGCCAGGAATGTTATGCTTTGTGGAG
The genomic region above belongs to Salminus brasiliensis chromosome 8, fSalBra1.hap2, whole genome shotgun sequence and contains:
- the ptgfrna gene encoding prostaglandin F2 receptor negative regulator, encoding MPQEKGVFSLLIVVAVLAVLCESRVVKVPTGPLVRVEGQSVSIRCNVSDYQGPRDQDFEWSLILESGDVQLVSTFDPSYPDSSVKDRVNSGDMTVKKLSDASAELIIRKVRASDSAIYRCSTPSTDSVTTGNYYADVELSVIGDTLRVVPAIPQPVVFEGESLELHCNASRAYTINTFLSVTWSIKKEANSLEEILTFGPDGGMKVGPNFVQRYSDGGLLLDLRGGGFFGLVLKGVRPQDQGSYVCTAREWTRQPGAGRNWHKILERSEEMGNVAVTPLAQSLVVAVEKNVTLNVEDTLNLTCVVAAHGLLSLDLELTWLVRAGDSSAAQRVLLHVGRDGQVLNGSELVGMSRVKPDTFRLILPKVQRSDSGLYFCQVKAWLPQGSGRWYQAVEKTSNPVQVLVTQLDVEFKVNLTASLTPQFTSDPTELLCQVTDLLNLQDGRLSVTWTYTTNTPGDVSTSISSIASVNEHGVLVPEQKYQQRLDRGGIAVTRGEQNTFRLRMIHTRDEDMGLYSCSVSAWTRNRQGGWDQAKEIKSTPVAVHWTPKTPVLSVVAHRVREASTGGSTFEMSCRVTGQNLQNPGYSALIFFAETQGGKPRKILSLNLDSVLQLEEGMAASRTDSVALEKTGQLEYRFRLYGAQVSDRGFYYCEVTAWTRDQSSDWSRAVSAESNKIEISFADTGPAFNVSIHSDRHRVLPGDTAKMECILSILGATPNTGDVAYDVRWFQSPARAVENGGALPLISVDRWGVVKKSGGNGSTECSLERTDRNTFVLRVHRAQDRDMGEYYCKAKPWYLSPATGFWSEGPELTSDPVVLSIKLELWDSLKMPLFYGVLAALGVGLLSILFGLLVANCCLSRNPMHTPRGKLMDLDD